The following are from one region of the Candidatus Acidulodesulfobacterium ferriphilum genome:
- a CDS encoding glucose 1-dehydrogenase translates to MMNINLKGKRALITGASSGLGEVIAKEFAADGAMIGLNYHSEAEAAGEIASEIKKTGGDVLTLQSDVSDAGSVEAMMNAFIKEWGGIDILVNNAGIDGTRSLVWESDIAEWEKVVKINLFGPFYCSREALKYMVIQKRGVILNITSVHENIPWSGYSGYTAAKAGLSMLTKTMAQEVGSLGIRIMSLAPGAIKTPINQNVWDNPETLNNLLKKIPLGRMGECEEVARVAAFLVSDYASYVTGSTIFVDGAMIDYSNFTHGG, encoded by the coding sequence ATTATGAATATTAATTTAAAAGGCAAGAGAGCTTTAATTACAGGCGCAAGTTCGGGGCTTGGCGAGGTTATTGCCAAGGAGTTTGCAGCCGACGGGGCAATGATAGGCCTTAATTACCATTCGGAAGCGGAAGCGGCAGGGGAAATTGCCTCGGAGATAAAAAAGACAGGCGGCGATGTGCTTACCTTGCAATCCGATGTTTCGGATGCGGGTTCGGTTGAAGCAATGATGAATGCTTTTATAAAAGAATGGGGTGGGATAGATATTCTCGTAAATAATGCCGGAATCGACGGAACCCGCTCCCTTGTGTGGGAATCGGATATAGCCGAGTGGGAAAAGGTAGTAAAAATTAATCTATTCGGGCCGTTTTATTGCTCCAGGGAGGCTTTAAAATATATGGTAATCCAAAAAAGAGGCGTAATTTTAAATATAACTTCGGTACATGAAAATATTCCGTGGAGCGGTTACAGCGGATATACGGCTGCAAAAGCGGGCTTATCCATGCTGACAAAAACTATGGCGCAGGAAGTCGGCTCTTTAGGAATAAGAATAATGTCTTTAGCCCCCGGCGCAATTAAAACGCCTATTAACCAAAATGTTTGGGATAATCCGGAAACCCTTAATAATCTTCTTAAAAAAATACCGCTTGGAAGAATGGGGGAATGTGAAGAAGTAGCCCGGGTAGCCGCTTTTTTGGTTTCCGATTACGCTTCTTATGTAACGGGAAGTACGATATTCGTGGATGGGGCTATGATTGATTATTCTAATTTTACGCATGGGGGCTAA